In the Cololabis saira isolate AMF1-May2022 chromosome 7, fColSai1.1, whole genome shotgun sequence genome, one interval contains:
- the LOC133447022 gene encoding catenin delta-1-like isoform X5 codes for MVDPAHGALDESYTPEDDSQDVRSVFSEDGTARRMDNGMKKPISRTVLPTESLSIDGGMAVPGMGMYSATLDRPYRQTGIGDYPTATVPRNYHYGPVGGYDDYRGGPPSEAYTSLSRGSHMDERYRPVDGYRTLDSGYRAPSRQQLDPYAAQPQVGRGMRAMGSAMEMRYGHGHYGMDDDQRSVGYDDYGMGPPPMHPGGYGTMPRLGPGPGGMDRRRLRSCEDTLDGDMGGGDPYTWGVPMTMERGSMASLDSTLRKAPPGSWRQPELPEVIAMLNYRLDPVKTNAAAFLQHLTFKNDKVKSEVRRLKGIPALVSLLDHPGKEVHHSACGALKNISYGRDHDNKIAIKNCDGVPALVRLLRRTHDQDLTDIITGTLWNLSSHDSVKMEIVDHALHALADEVVVPHSGWERGSSGGEESCKPRHLEWETALTNTAGCLRNVSSERSEARRKLRECTGLVDSLMYVVQSQINRKDVDNKLVENCVCLLRNLSYQVHREIPGSERFMETAPVNQGPAPSNKGGCFGTRKGKDEWFSKGRKDGDDGSGDQVDIPKRTIPAKGYELLYQPEVVRVYTSLLKESKNPSVLEAVAGAVQNLCAGRWTYGRYIRATVRLEKGLPMMAELLSHGNDRVVRAMSGALRNLAIDNRNADLLGLHAVPHLVANLPGGQSQSGRTLSEETVVSVLSTLAEVLGQNVEAAKTLRASQGIERLVLINKDGKRSDREVRGAGQVLQLVWAHKELRKPLEKDGWKKTDFMVNLNPSSNTTNGPSSRANGTYEDSTTPLLDRGEKRDMIPLNDLGPEAYSTLDQRERRHTLDETTDTLPRGVYGGRKGSLPLLDSYDEKLIVCITQTGPSLPYHCY; via the exons ATGGTGGACCCCGCACACGGCGCTCTAGATGAGAGCTACACGCCAGAGGATGACTCCCAGGACGTACGCTCAGTCTTCTCGGAGGACGGAACCGCACGGCGGATGGATAATGGG ATGAAGAAACCAATTTCGCGCACAGTTCTCCCCACTGAGTCCTTGTCCATTGATGGAGGCATGGCCGTGCCCGGTATGGGAATGTACAGCGCCACACTGGACCGTCCTTACAGGCAGACTGGCATAGGCGACTACCCCACTGCGACAGTTCCCAGGAACTACCACtatgggcctgtaggaggatACGATGACTACAGAGGCGGTCCACCGTCGGAGGCGTACACAAGCCTGAGCAGGGGCTCGCACATGGATGAGCGCTACAG GCCGGTCGATGGCTACAGAACTCTGGACTCTGGTTACCGGGCACCGAGCCGACAGCAGCTCGACCCGTACGCCGCGCAGCCTCAGGTGGGGCGGGGGATGAGGGCCATGGGCTCAGCAATGGAGATGCGGTATGGCCACGGCCACTATGGTATGGACGATGATCAGCGCAGCGTGGGATATGATGATTATGGGATGGGACCTCCACCTATGCATCCTGGAGGCTATGGTACCATGCCACGCTTGGGGCCGGGCCCTGGGGGTATGGACAGACGCAGACTCAG GAGCTGTGAGGACACTTTGGATGGCGACATGGGAGGAGGTGATCCTTATACGTGGGGTGTTCCCATGACGATGGAGAGGGGAAGCATGGCTTCACTGGACAGTACATTGAGAAAGGCCCCTCCTGGTTCATGGAGACAGCCAGAGCTACCAGAGGTGATTGCCATGTTAAACTACCGCCTGGACCCTGTCAAGACCAATGCTGCCGCCTTCCTCCAGCACCTCACCTTCAAAAATGACAAG GTGAAGTCAGAAGTGCGTCGACTGAAGGGCATCCCTGCGTTGGTGTCACTATTGGATCACCCGGGCAAGGAGGTTCATCACTCAGCCTGTGGAGCACTGAAGAACATTTCCTACGGACGAGACCATGACAACAAGATTGCAATTAAGAACTGTGATGGAGTACCTGCTCTGGTCAGGTTACTCAGGAGAACTCACGACCAAGACCTTACTGACATCATCACAG GAACCTTGTGGAACCTCTCGTCCCATGATTCGGTGAAGATGGAGATTGTAGACCACGCTCTGCATGCCCTGGCCGACGAGGTGGTCGTTCCTCACTCGGGCTGGGAGCGAGGGAGCAGCGGAGGAGAAGAAAGTTGCAAACCACGACATCTGGAGTGGGAGACCGCCTTGACCAACACTGCTGGTTGCCTTAG GAATGTGAGTTCAGAGCGCAGTGAGGCCAGACGAAAGCTGAGAGAGTGCACGGGGCTGGTAGACTCGCTCATGTACGTTGTCCAGTCACAGATCAACCGCAAAGACGTGGATAATAAG TTGGTGGAGAATTGTGTCTGTCTTCTAAGGAACCTGTCGTATCAGGTTCACCGTGAAATCCCTGGCAGTGAGCGCTTCATGGAGACTGCACCCGTCAACCAGGGCCCGGCCCCATCCAACAAAGGAGGCTGCTTTGGCACCCGAAAGGGAAAAG ATGAGTGGTTTTCCAAAG GAAGAAAGGATGGAGATGATGGAAGTGGGGATCAGGTGGATATTCCAAAGAGGACAATACCTGCCAAAG GTTATGAGCTCTTGTACCAGCCAGAGGTGGTTCGTGTTTACACATCACTGCTCAAAGAGAGCAAGAACCCGTCGGTGCTTGAGGCTGTGGCCGGTGCCGTCCAGAACTTGTGTGCTGGCCGATGGACT TACGGTCGGTATATTAGAGCCACGGTGCGTCTGGAGAAGGGTCTGCCCATGATGGCAGAACTACTGTCTCATGGTAACGATCGTGTGGTTCGAGCAATGTCTGGAGCTTTGCGGAACCTCGCTATAGACAACCGTAACGCCGATCTGCTAG GTTTGCACGCAGTGCCTCATCTTGTGGCCAACCTGCCGGGAGGCCAGAGTCAGTCTGGGCGCACCCTGTCAGAGGAGACGGTGGTGTCAGTTCTGAGCACGCTGGCTGAGGTGCTGGGCCAAAATGTGGAGGCAGCAAAGACCCTGCGAGCCTCACAAGGCATCGAGAGGCTGGTGCTCATCAACAAAGATGG CAAGCGCTCTGATCGGGAGGTGCGGGGAGCAGGTCAGGTGCTGCAGCTCGTCTGGGCTCACAAGGAGCTGCGGAAGCCTCTTGAGAAGGATGGCTGGAAGAAGACGGACTTCATGGTCAACCTAAACCCCAGCAGCAACACCACCAATGGCCCGAGCAGCAGAGCTAACGGCACCTACGAAGACAGCACCACACCGCTGCTGGACAGAG GGGAGAAGAGGGACATGATTCCACTGAACGACCTTGGACCTG agGCCTACTCTACACTGGACCAGAGGGAGAGGAGGCACACTCTGGATGAGACCACAGACACTTTACCG CGAGGGGTGTATGGGGGCAGAAAGGGCTCCTTGCCGCTGTTGGACTCCTATGATG AAAAACTGATAGTGTGCATCACCCAGACCGGGCCGTCCCTGCCCTACCACTGCTACTGA
- the LOC133447022 gene encoding catenin delta-1-like isoform X2: protein MEQCESAAALLESVREQEVQFEQLTRALEEERRRVGLPATSPSALGHPLPHIQNGRLGDADIERLKLTDSYINGTQYRMVDPAHGALDESYTPEDDSQDVRSVFSEDGTARRMDNGMKKPISRTVLPTESLSIDGGMAVPGMGMYSATLDRPYRQTGIGDYPTATVPRNYHYGPVGGYDDYRGGPPSEAYTSLSRGSHMDERYRPVDGYRTLDSGYRAPSRQQLDPYAAQPQVGRGMRAMGSAMEMRYGHGHYGMDDDQRSVGYDDYGMGPPPMHPGGYGTMPRLGPGPGGMDRRRLRSCEDTLDGDMGGGDPYTWGVPMTMERGSMASLDSTLRKAPPGSWRQPELPEVIAMLNYRLDPVKTNAAAFLQHLTFKNDKVKSEVRRLKGIPALVSLLDHPGKEVHHSACGALKNISYGRDHDNKIAIKNCDGVPALVRLLRRTHDQDLTDIITGTLWNLSSHDSVKMEIVDHALHALADEVVVPHSGWERGSSGGEESCKPRHLEWETALTNTAGCLRNVSSERSEARRKLRECTGLVDSLMYVVQSQINRKDVDNKLVENCVCLLRNLSYQVHREIPGSERFMETAPVNQGPAPSNKGGCFGTRKGKGRKDGDDGSGDQVDIPKRTIPAKGYELLYQPEVVRVYTSLLKESKNPSVLEAVAGAVQNLCAGRWTYGRYIRATVRLEKGLPMMAELLSHGNDRVVRAMSGALRNLAIDNRNADLLGLHAVPHLVANLPGGQSQSGRTLSEETVVSVLSTLAEVLGQNVEAAKTLRASQGIERLVLINKDGKRSDREVRGAGQVLQLVWAHKELRKPLEKDGWKKTDFMVNLNPSSNTTNGPSSRANGTYEDSTTPLLDRGEKRDMIPLNDLGPEAYSTLDQRERRHTLDETTDTLPRGVYGGRKGSLPLLDSYDEKLIVCITQTGPSLPYHCY from the exons ATGGAGCAGTGTGAGAGCGCAGCGGCTCTGCTGGAGTCGGTCAGAGAGCAGGAGGTGCAGTTTGAACAGCTGACCCGGgcgctggaggaggagaggaggagagtggGTCTCCCCGCCACCAGCCCCTCGGCCCTGGGTCACCCCCTCCCTCACATACAG AACGGGCGTTTAGGGGATGCAGACATAGAACGTCTGAAGTTAACCGATTCATACATCAACGGCACACAG TACAGGATGGTGGACCCCGCACACGGCGCTCTAGATGAGAGCTACACGCCAGAGGATGACTCCCAGGACGTACGCTCAGTCTTCTCGGAGGACGGAACCGCACGGCGGATGGATAATGGG ATGAAGAAACCAATTTCGCGCACAGTTCTCCCCACTGAGTCCTTGTCCATTGATGGAGGCATGGCCGTGCCCGGTATGGGAATGTACAGCGCCACACTGGACCGTCCTTACAGGCAGACTGGCATAGGCGACTACCCCACTGCGACAGTTCCCAGGAACTACCACtatgggcctgtaggaggatACGATGACTACAGAGGCGGTCCACCGTCGGAGGCGTACACAAGCCTGAGCAGGGGCTCGCACATGGATGAGCGCTACAG GCCGGTCGATGGCTACAGAACTCTGGACTCTGGTTACCGGGCACCGAGCCGACAGCAGCTCGACCCGTACGCCGCGCAGCCTCAGGTGGGGCGGGGGATGAGGGCCATGGGCTCAGCAATGGAGATGCGGTATGGCCACGGCCACTATGGTATGGACGATGATCAGCGCAGCGTGGGATATGATGATTATGGGATGGGACCTCCACCTATGCATCCTGGAGGCTATGGTACCATGCCACGCTTGGGGCCGGGCCCTGGGGGTATGGACAGACGCAGACTCAG GAGCTGTGAGGACACTTTGGATGGCGACATGGGAGGAGGTGATCCTTATACGTGGGGTGTTCCCATGACGATGGAGAGGGGAAGCATGGCTTCACTGGACAGTACATTGAGAAAGGCCCCTCCTGGTTCATGGAGACAGCCAGAGCTACCAGAGGTGATTGCCATGTTAAACTACCGCCTGGACCCTGTCAAGACCAATGCTGCCGCCTTCCTCCAGCACCTCACCTTCAAAAATGACAAG GTGAAGTCAGAAGTGCGTCGACTGAAGGGCATCCCTGCGTTGGTGTCACTATTGGATCACCCGGGCAAGGAGGTTCATCACTCAGCCTGTGGAGCACTGAAGAACATTTCCTACGGACGAGACCATGACAACAAGATTGCAATTAAGAACTGTGATGGAGTACCTGCTCTGGTCAGGTTACTCAGGAGAACTCACGACCAAGACCTTACTGACATCATCACAG GAACCTTGTGGAACCTCTCGTCCCATGATTCGGTGAAGATGGAGATTGTAGACCACGCTCTGCATGCCCTGGCCGACGAGGTGGTCGTTCCTCACTCGGGCTGGGAGCGAGGGAGCAGCGGAGGAGAAGAAAGTTGCAAACCACGACATCTGGAGTGGGAGACCGCCTTGACCAACACTGCTGGTTGCCTTAG GAATGTGAGTTCAGAGCGCAGTGAGGCCAGACGAAAGCTGAGAGAGTGCACGGGGCTGGTAGACTCGCTCATGTACGTTGTCCAGTCACAGATCAACCGCAAAGACGTGGATAATAAG TTGGTGGAGAATTGTGTCTGTCTTCTAAGGAACCTGTCGTATCAGGTTCACCGTGAAATCCCTGGCAGTGAGCGCTTCATGGAGACTGCACCCGTCAACCAGGGCCCGGCCCCATCCAACAAAGGAGGCTGCTTTGGCACCCGAAAGGGAAAAG GAAGAAAGGATGGAGATGATGGAAGTGGGGATCAGGTGGATATTCCAAAGAGGACAATACCTGCCAAAG GTTATGAGCTCTTGTACCAGCCAGAGGTGGTTCGTGTTTACACATCACTGCTCAAAGAGAGCAAGAACCCGTCGGTGCTTGAGGCTGTGGCCGGTGCCGTCCAGAACTTGTGTGCTGGCCGATGGACT TACGGTCGGTATATTAGAGCCACGGTGCGTCTGGAGAAGGGTCTGCCCATGATGGCAGAACTACTGTCTCATGGTAACGATCGTGTGGTTCGAGCAATGTCTGGAGCTTTGCGGAACCTCGCTATAGACAACCGTAACGCCGATCTGCTAG GTTTGCACGCAGTGCCTCATCTTGTGGCCAACCTGCCGGGAGGCCAGAGTCAGTCTGGGCGCACCCTGTCAGAGGAGACGGTGGTGTCAGTTCTGAGCACGCTGGCTGAGGTGCTGGGCCAAAATGTGGAGGCAGCAAAGACCCTGCGAGCCTCACAAGGCATCGAGAGGCTGGTGCTCATCAACAAAGATGG CAAGCGCTCTGATCGGGAGGTGCGGGGAGCAGGTCAGGTGCTGCAGCTCGTCTGGGCTCACAAGGAGCTGCGGAAGCCTCTTGAGAAGGATGGCTGGAAGAAGACGGACTTCATGGTCAACCTAAACCCCAGCAGCAACACCACCAATGGCCCGAGCAGCAGAGCTAACGGCACCTACGAAGACAGCACCACACCGCTGCTGGACAGAG GGGAGAAGAGGGACATGATTCCACTGAACGACCTTGGACCTG agGCCTACTCTACACTGGACCAGAGGGAGAGGAGGCACACTCTGGATGAGACCACAGACACTTTACCG CGAGGGGTGTATGGGGGCAGAAAGGGCTCCTTGCCGCTGTTGGACTCCTATGATG AAAAACTGATAGTGTGCATCACCCAGACCGGGCCGTCCCTGCCCTACCACTGCTACTGA
- the LOC133447022 gene encoding catenin delta-1-like isoform X1 → MEQCESAAALLESVREQEVQFEQLTRALEEERRRVGLPATSPSALGHPLPHIQNGRLGDADIERLKLTDSYINGTQYRMVDPAHGALDESYTPEDDSQDVRSVFSEDGTARRMDNGMKKPISRTVLPTESLSIDGGMAVPGMGMYSATLDRPYRQTGIGDYPTATVPRNYHYGPVGGYDDYRGGPPSEAYTSLSRGSHMDERYRPVDGYRTLDSGYRAPSRQQLDPYAAQPQVGRGMRAMGSAMEMRYGHGHYGMDDDQRSVGYDDYGMGPPPMHPGGYGTMPRLGPGPGGMDRRRLRSCEDTLDGDMGGGDPYTWGVPMTMERGSMASLDSTLRKAPPGSWRQPELPEVIAMLNYRLDPVKTNAAAFLQHLTFKNDKVKSEVRRLKGIPALVSLLDHPGKEVHHSACGALKNISYGRDHDNKIAIKNCDGVPALVRLLRRTHDQDLTDIITGTLWNLSSHDSVKMEIVDHALHALADEVVVPHSGWERGSSGGEESCKPRHLEWETALTNTAGCLRNVSSERSEARRKLRECTGLVDSLMYVVQSQINRKDVDNKLVENCVCLLRNLSYQVHREIPGSERFMETAPVNQGPAPSNKGGCFGTRKGKDEWFSKGRKDGDDGSGDQVDIPKRTIPAKGYELLYQPEVVRVYTSLLKESKNPSVLEAVAGAVQNLCAGRWTYGRYIRATVRLEKGLPMMAELLSHGNDRVVRAMSGALRNLAIDNRNADLLGLHAVPHLVANLPGGQSQSGRTLSEETVVSVLSTLAEVLGQNVEAAKTLRASQGIERLVLINKDGKRSDREVRGAGQVLQLVWAHKELRKPLEKDGWKKTDFMVNLNPSSNTTNGPSSRANGTYEDSTTPLLDRGEKRDMIPLNDLGPEAYSTLDQRERRHTLDETTDTLPRGVYGGRKGSLPLLDSYDEKLIVCITQTGPSLPYHCY, encoded by the exons ATGGAGCAGTGTGAGAGCGCAGCGGCTCTGCTGGAGTCGGTCAGAGAGCAGGAGGTGCAGTTTGAACAGCTGACCCGGgcgctggaggaggagaggaggagagtggGTCTCCCCGCCACCAGCCCCTCGGCCCTGGGTCACCCCCTCCCTCACATACAG AACGGGCGTTTAGGGGATGCAGACATAGAACGTCTGAAGTTAACCGATTCATACATCAACGGCACACAG TACAGGATGGTGGACCCCGCACACGGCGCTCTAGATGAGAGCTACACGCCAGAGGATGACTCCCAGGACGTACGCTCAGTCTTCTCGGAGGACGGAACCGCACGGCGGATGGATAATGGG ATGAAGAAACCAATTTCGCGCACAGTTCTCCCCACTGAGTCCTTGTCCATTGATGGAGGCATGGCCGTGCCCGGTATGGGAATGTACAGCGCCACACTGGACCGTCCTTACAGGCAGACTGGCATAGGCGACTACCCCACTGCGACAGTTCCCAGGAACTACCACtatgggcctgtaggaggatACGATGACTACAGAGGCGGTCCACCGTCGGAGGCGTACACAAGCCTGAGCAGGGGCTCGCACATGGATGAGCGCTACAG GCCGGTCGATGGCTACAGAACTCTGGACTCTGGTTACCGGGCACCGAGCCGACAGCAGCTCGACCCGTACGCCGCGCAGCCTCAGGTGGGGCGGGGGATGAGGGCCATGGGCTCAGCAATGGAGATGCGGTATGGCCACGGCCACTATGGTATGGACGATGATCAGCGCAGCGTGGGATATGATGATTATGGGATGGGACCTCCACCTATGCATCCTGGAGGCTATGGTACCATGCCACGCTTGGGGCCGGGCCCTGGGGGTATGGACAGACGCAGACTCAG GAGCTGTGAGGACACTTTGGATGGCGACATGGGAGGAGGTGATCCTTATACGTGGGGTGTTCCCATGACGATGGAGAGGGGAAGCATGGCTTCACTGGACAGTACATTGAGAAAGGCCCCTCCTGGTTCATGGAGACAGCCAGAGCTACCAGAGGTGATTGCCATGTTAAACTACCGCCTGGACCCTGTCAAGACCAATGCTGCCGCCTTCCTCCAGCACCTCACCTTCAAAAATGACAAG GTGAAGTCAGAAGTGCGTCGACTGAAGGGCATCCCTGCGTTGGTGTCACTATTGGATCACCCGGGCAAGGAGGTTCATCACTCAGCCTGTGGAGCACTGAAGAACATTTCCTACGGACGAGACCATGACAACAAGATTGCAATTAAGAACTGTGATGGAGTACCTGCTCTGGTCAGGTTACTCAGGAGAACTCACGACCAAGACCTTACTGACATCATCACAG GAACCTTGTGGAACCTCTCGTCCCATGATTCGGTGAAGATGGAGATTGTAGACCACGCTCTGCATGCCCTGGCCGACGAGGTGGTCGTTCCTCACTCGGGCTGGGAGCGAGGGAGCAGCGGAGGAGAAGAAAGTTGCAAACCACGACATCTGGAGTGGGAGACCGCCTTGACCAACACTGCTGGTTGCCTTAG GAATGTGAGTTCAGAGCGCAGTGAGGCCAGACGAAAGCTGAGAGAGTGCACGGGGCTGGTAGACTCGCTCATGTACGTTGTCCAGTCACAGATCAACCGCAAAGACGTGGATAATAAG TTGGTGGAGAATTGTGTCTGTCTTCTAAGGAACCTGTCGTATCAGGTTCACCGTGAAATCCCTGGCAGTGAGCGCTTCATGGAGACTGCACCCGTCAACCAGGGCCCGGCCCCATCCAACAAAGGAGGCTGCTTTGGCACCCGAAAGGGAAAAG ATGAGTGGTTTTCCAAAG GAAGAAAGGATGGAGATGATGGAAGTGGGGATCAGGTGGATATTCCAAAGAGGACAATACCTGCCAAAG GTTATGAGCTCTTGTACCAGCCAGAGGTGGTTCGTGTTTACACATCACTGCTCAAAGAGAGCAAGAACCCGTCGGTGCTTGAGGCTGTGGCCGGTGCCGTCCAGAACTTGTGTGCTGGCCGATGGACT TACGGTCGGTATATTAGAGCCACGGTGCGTCTGGAGAAGGGTCTGCCCATGATGGCAGAACTACTGTCTCATGGTAACGATCGTGTGGTTCGAGCAATGTCTGGAGCTTTGCGGAACCTCGCTATAGACAACCGTAACGCCGATCTGCTAG GTTTGCACGCAGTGCCTCATCTTGTGGCCAACCTGCCGGGAGGCCAGAGTCAGTCTGGGCGCACCCTGTCAGAGGAGACGGTGGTGTCAGTTCTGAGCACGCTGGCTGAGGTGCTGGGCCAAAATGTGGAGGCAGCAAAGACCCTGCGAGCCTCACAAGGCATCGAGAGGCTGGTGCTCATCAACAAAGATGG CAAGCGCTCTGATCGGGAGGTGCGGGGAGCAGGTCAGGTGCTGCAGCTCGTCTGGGCTCACAAGGAGCTGCGGAAGCCTCTTGAGAAGGATGGCTGGAAGAAGACGGACTTCATGGTCAACCTAAACCCCAGCAGCAACACCACCAATGGCCCGAGCAGCAGAGCTAACGGCACCTACGAAGACAGCACCACACCGCTGCTGGACAGAG GGGAGAAGAGGGACATGATTCCACTGAACGACCTTGGACCTG agGCCTACTCTACACTGGACCAGAGGGAGAGGAGGCACACTCTGGATGAGACCACAGACACTTTACCG CGAGGGGTGTATGGGGGCAGAAAGGGCTCCTTGCCGCTGTTGGACTCCTATGATG AAAAACTGATAGTGTGCATCACCCAGACCGGGCCGTCCCTGCCCTACCACTGCTACTGA
- the LOC133447022 gene encoding catenin delta-1-like isoform X4: MEQCESAAALLESVREQEVQFEQLTRALEEERRRVGLPATSPSALGHPLPHIQNGRLGDADIERLKLTDSYINGTQYRMVDPAHGALDESYTPEDDSQDVRSVFSEDGTARRMDNGMKKPISRTVLPTESLSIDGGMAVPGMGMYSATLDRPYRQTGIGDYPTATVPRNYHYGPVGGYDDYRGGPPSEAYTSLSRGSHMDERYRPVDGYRTLDSGYRAPSRQQLDPYAAQPQVGRGMRAMGSAMEMRYGHGHYGMDDDQRSVGYDDYGMGPPPMHPGGYGTMPRLGPGPGGMDRRRLRSCEDTLDGDMGGGDPYTWGVPMTMERGSMASLDSTLRKAPPGSWRQPELPEVIAMLNYRLDPVKTNAAAFLQHLTFKNDKVKSEVRRLKGIPALVSLLDHPGKEVHHSACGALKNISYGRDHDNKIAIKNCDGVPALVRLLRRTHDQDLTDIITGTLWNLSSHDSVKMEIVDHALHALADEVVVPHSGWERGSSGGEESCKPRHLEWETALTNTAGCLRNVSSERSEARRKLRECTGLVDSLMYVVQSQINRKDVDNKLVENCVCLLRNLSYQVHREIPGSERFMETAPVNQGPAPSNKGGCFGTRKGKDEWFSKGRKDGDDGSGDQVDIPKRTIPAKGYELLYQPEVVRVYTSLLKESKNPSVLEAVAGAVQNLCAGRWTYGRYIRATVRLEKGLPMMAELLSHGNDRVVRAMSGALRNLAIDNRNADLLGLHAVPHLVANLPGGQSQSGRTLSEETVVSVLSTLAEVLGQNVEAAKTLRASQGIERLVLINKDGKRSDREVRGAGQVLQLVWAHKELRKPLEKDGWKKTDFMVNLNPSSNTTNGPSSRANGTYEDSTTPLLDRGEKRDMIPLNDLGPEAYSTLDQRERRHTLDETTDTLPKN, from the exons ATGGAGCAGTGTGAGAGCGCAGCGGCTCTGCTGGAGTCGGTCAGAGAGCAGGAGGTGCAGTTTGAACAGCTGACCCGGgcgctggaggaggagaggaggagagtggGTCTCCCCGCCACCAGCCCCTCGGCCCTGGGTCACCCCCTCCCTCACATACAG AACGGGCGTTTAGGGGATGCAGACATAGAACGTCTGAAGTTAACCGATTCATACATCAACGGCACACAG TACAGGATGGTGGACCCCGCACACGGCGCTCTAGATGAGAGCTACACGCCAGAGGATGACTCCCAGGACGTACGCTCAGTCTTCTCGGAGGACGGAACCGCACGGCGGATGGATAATGGG ATGAAGAAACCAATTTCGCGCACAGTTCTCCCCACTGAGTCCTTGTCCATTGATGGAGGCATGGCCGTGCCCGGTATGGGAATGTACAGCGCCACACTGGACCGTCCTTACAGGCAGACTGGCATAGGCGACTACCCCACTGCGACAGTTCCCAGGAACTACCACtatgggcctgtaggaggatACGATGACTACAGAGGCGGTCCACCGTCGGAGGCGTACACAAGCCTGAGCAGGGGCTCGCACATGGATGAGCGCTACAG GCCGGTCGATGGCTACAGAACTCTGGACTCTGGTTACCGGGCACCGAGCCGACAGCAGCTCGACCCGTACGCCGCGCAGCCTCAGGTGGGGCGGGGGATGAGGGCCATGGGCTCAGCAATGGAGATGCGGTATGGCCACGGCCACTATGGTATGGACGATGATCAGCGCAGCGTGGGATATGATGATTATGGGATGGGACCTCCACCTATGCATCCTGGAGGCTATGGTACCATGCCACGCTTGGGGCCGGGCCCTGGGGGTATGGACAGACGCAGACTCAG GAGCTGTGAGGACACTTTGGATGGCGACATGGGAGGAGGTGATCCTTATACGTGGGGTGTTCCCATGACGATGGAGAGGGGAAGCATGGCTTCACTGGACAGTACATTGAGAAAGGCCCCTCCTGGTTCATGGAGACAGCCAGAGCTACCAGAGGTGATTGCCATGTTAAACTACCGCCTGGACCCTGTCAAGACCAATGCTGCCGCCTTCCTCCAGCACCTCACCTTCAAAAATGACAAG GTGAAGTCAGAAGTGCGTCGACTGAAGGGCATCCCTGCGTTGGTGTCACTATTGGATCACCCGGGCAAGGAGGTTCATCACTCAGCCTGTGGAGCACTGAAGAACATTTCCTACGGACGAGACCATGACAACAAGATTGCAATTAAGAACTGTGATGGAGTACCTGCTCTGGTCAGGTTACTCAGGAGAACTCACGACCAAGACCTTACTGACATCATCACAG GAACCTTGTGGAACCTCTCGTCCCATGATTCGGTGAAGATGGAGATTGTAGACCACGCTCTGCATGCCCTGGCCGACGAGGTGGTCGTTCCTCACTCGGGCTGGGAGCGAGGGAGCAGCGGAGGAGAAGAAAGTTGCAAACCACGACATCTGGAGTGGGAGACCGCCTTGACCAACACTGCTGGTTGCCTTAG GAATGTGAGTTCAGAGCGCAGTGAGGCCAGACGAAAGCTGAGAGAGTGCACGGGGCTGGTAGACTCGCTCATGTACGTTGTCCAGTCACAGATCAACCGCAAAGACGTGGATAATAAG TTGGTGGAGAATTGTGTCTGTCTTCTAAGGAACCTGTCGTATCAGGTTCACCGTGAAATCCCTGGCAGTGAGCGCTTCATGGAGACTGCACCCGTCAACCAGGGCCCGGCCCCATCCAACAAAGGAGGCTGCTTTGGCACCCGAAAGGGAAAAG ATGAGTGGTTTTCCAAAG GAAGAAAGGATGGAGATGATGGAAGTGGGGATCAGGTGGATATTCCAAAGAGGACAATACCTGCCAAAG GTTATGAGCTCTTGTACCAGCCAGAGGTGGTTCGTGTTTACACATCACTGCTCAAAGAGAGCAAGAACCCGTCGGTGCTTGAGGCTGTGGCCGGTGCCGTCCAGAACTTGTGTGCTGGCCGATGGACT TACGGTCGGTATATTAGAGCCACGGTGCGTCTGGAGAAGGGTCTGCCCATGATGGCAGAACTACTGTCTCATGGTAACGATCGTGTGGTTCGAGCAATGTCTGGAGCTTTGCGGAACCTCGCTATAGACAACCGTAACGCCGATCTGCTAG GTTTGCACGCAGTGCCTCATCTTGTGGCCAACCTGCCGGGAGGCCAGAGTCAGTCTGGGCGCACCCTGTCAGAGGAGACGGTGGTGTCAGTTCTGAGCACGCTGGCTGAGGTGCTGGGCCAAAATGTGGAGGCAGCAAAGACCCTGCGAGCCTCACAAGGCATCGAGAGGCTGGTGCTCATCAACAAAGATGG CAAGCGCTCTGATCGGGAGGTGCGGGGAGCAGGTCAGGTGCTGCAGCTCGTCTGGGCTCACAAGGAGCTGCGGAAGCCTCTTGAGAAGGATGGCTGGAAGAAGACGGACTTCATGGTCAACCTAAACCCCAGCAGCAACACCACCAATGGCCCGAGCAGCAGAGCTAACGGCACCTACGAAGACAGCACCACACCGCTGCTGGACAGAG GGGAGAAGAGGGACATGATTCCACTGAACGACCTTGGACCTG agGCCTACTCTACACTGGACCAGAGGGAGAGGAGGCACACTCTGGATGAGACCACAGACACTTTACCG AAAAACTGA